Proteins encoded together in one Micromonospora auratinigra window:
- the cofD gene encoding 2-phospho-L-lactate transferase, giving the protein MRIVVLTGGIGGARFLLGVRAYAREVGAEVTAVVNVGDDLLLHGLKVCPDLDSVMYTLGGGADPERGWGRVGESWTVKSELAAYGAEPSWFGLGDKDIATHLVRTTMVNAGYPLSRVTEALATRWQPGVHLLPATDDRLETHAVVDLDGGQRAIHFQEWWVRHRAQVPTHRFVFVGAEAAKPAPGVLDAIATADVVLVAPSNPVVSVAPILAVPGLREAVAGGPAPVVGVSPIIGGAPVRGMADRCLAVLGVECSAAGVGRLYGGRADGGLLDGWLVAPEDAATVVPGVTVRSAPLRMTDEAATAAMVRAALELM; this is encoded by the coding sequence ATGCGCATCGTGGTTCTGACCGGCGGCATCGGGGGTGCCCGGTTCCTGCTCGGCGTCCGGGCGTACGCCCGGGAGGTGGGTGCCGAGGTGACCGCCGTGGTCAACGTCGGCGACGATCTGCTGCTGCACGGGCTGAAGGTCTGCCCCGACCTGGACAGCGTGATGTACACGCTGGGCGGCGGCGCCGACCCGGAGCGGGGCTGGGGCCGGGTCGGCGAGAGCTGGACGGTCAAGTCCGAGCTGGCCGCGTACGGCGCGGAACCGAGCTGGTTCGGGCTGGGCGACAAGGACATCGCCACCCACCTGGTGCGGACCACCATGGTCAACGCCGGGTACCCGCTGTCCCGGGTGACCGAGGCGCTCGCCACCCGCTGGCAGCCCGGCGTACACCTGCTGCCGGCGACCGACGACCGGCTGGAGACGCACGCGGTGGTCGACCTCGACGGCGGCCAGCGGGCGATCCACTTCCAGGAGTGGTGGGTACGGCACCGGGCGCAGGTCCCGACCCACCGGTTCGTCTTCGTCGGCGCGGAGGCGGCGAAGCCCGCGCCCGGCGTGCTGGACGCGATCGCCACGGCCGACGTGGTGCTGGTCGCGCCGAGCAACCCGGTGGTGAGCGTAGCGCCGATCCTGGCCGTGCCGGGGCTGCGGGAGGCGGTGGCGGGCGGGCCGGCCCCGGTGGTCGGGGTGTCCCCGATCATCGGCGGCGCGCCGGTGCGCGGCATGGCCGACCGCTGCCTCGCGGTGCTCGGCGTGGAGTGCAGCGCCGCCGGGGTGGGCCGTCTCTACGGCGGCCGGGCGGACGGCGGGCTGCTCGACGGCTGGCTGGTCGCGCCGGAGGACGCCGCGACCGTGGTGCCGGGGGTGACCGTCCGGTCCGCGCCGCTGCGGATGACCGACGAGGCGGCGACGGCGGCGATGGTCCGGGCCGCGTTGGAGCTGATGTGA
- a CDS encoding acyl-CoA thioesterase, translating to MTDHPAAPPGKPTSYSRVTLSRIMTAVDVNLYGTVHGGVLMKFVDDVAGAAAARHSGGTAVTASIDEIVFSEPVRVGDLVHAHAQVNWTGQTSMEVGVKVVAERWDSAEDEPVRVATAYLVFVGVDLGGAPRPVRPVLPETPEDERRYREAEIRRAHRLAKRRAIQAHRAG from the coding sequence ATGACAGATCACCCCGCCGCCCCACCGGGCAAGCCGACCTCGTACTCGCGCGTCACGCTGAGTCGCATCATGACTGCCGTCGATGTAAATCTCTACGGGACGGTGCACGGCGGGGTGCTGATGAAGTTCGTCGACGACGTGGCCGGCGCGGCCGCCGCCCGGCACAGCGGCGGGACCGCGGTGACCGCCTCGATCGACGAGATCGTCTTCTCCGAGCCGGTCCGGGTGGGCGACCTGGTGCACGCGCACGCCCAGGTCAACTGGACCGGGCAGACGTCGATGGAGGTAGGGGTGAAGGTGGTCGCCGAGCGCTGGGACTCGGCCGAGGACGAGCCGGTCCGGGTGGCCACCGCGTACCTCGTCTTCGTCGGGGTCGACCTGGGCGGCGCGCCCCGGCCGGTCCGGCCGGTCCTGCCGGAGACCCCGGAGGACGAGCGGCGCTACCGGGAGGCGGAGATCCGCCGCGCGCACCGGTTGGCCAAGCGCCGGGCGATCCAGGCCCACCGCGCCGGCTGA
- a CDS encoding acetoacetate--CoA ligase, producing the protein MGDVLWTPPADVRERSRIGDFLRWLAAHRGLEFADYDALWRWSVTDLAAFWQSVWDYFEVVAHTPPTATLTDRSMPGTRWFPGATLNYAENVLRMPGRGDDDPVVIAHGQTRAPQTLTAAQLREQVRRVAAGLRRLGVGEGDRVAAYAPNIPETFVLLLATSSLGAIFSSCAPEFGTRSVTDRWQQIEPKVLVAVDGYRYGEKPVDRRGEVASIRAALPSLAHTVGIGYLDPAGGFGDGVLPWAELAAETDEPLTFTPVPFDHPLYVLYSSGTTGLPKPIVHGHGGILLEHLKMLALHHDLGPADRFFWFTTTGWMMWNFLVSGPAVGATIVLFDGNPGHPDLGALWRLAAETGTTYFGTSAPFLLACRKANLKPAAIADLSALRGVGSTGAPLPAEGFTWVYENVGDRLQLQSLSGGTDVCTGFVGGVPLLPVHAGEITCRALGAKVEARSADGTPVIGELGELVITEPMPSMPVGFWNDPEGSRYREAYFEVYPGVWRHGDWITVNERGGCVITGRSDATLNRGGVRLGTAEFYSVVEGLDEVVDSVVVHLEDDEGGAGELLLFVVLAEGLELDDELRRKICRELRTALSPRHVPDEIHQVRAVPRTLSAKKLEVPVKKILTGTPVDSAAAKGALANPESLTAFAAFAQRRADSDHPTPA; encoded by the coding sequence GTGGGTGACGTGCTGTGGACGCCGCCGGCCGACGTGCGCGAGCGGTCCCGGATCGGTGACTTCCTGCGCTGGCTGGCCGCGCACCGGGGGCTGGAGTTCGCCGACTACGACGCGCTGTGGCGCTGGTCGGTGACCGACCTGGCGGCCTTCTGGCAGTCGGTGTGGGACTACTTCGAGGTCGTCGCGCACACCCCGCCGACGGCCACCCTGACCGACCGGTCGATGCCGGGCACCCGCTGGTTCCCCGGCGCGACGCTCAACTACGCCGAGAACGTGCTGCGGATGCCGGGCCGGGGCGACGACGACCCGGTGGTGATCGCGCACGGGCAGACCCGCGCGCCGCAGACGTTGACCGCCGCGCAGCTGCGCGAGCAGGTCCGCCGGGTGGCCGCCGGGCTGCGCCGGCTCGGCGTCGGCGAGGGCGACCGGGTGGCCGCGTACGCGCCGAACATCCCGGAGACCTTCGTGCTGCTGCTGGCCACCAGCAGCCTGGGCGCGATCTTCTCCTCCTGCGCCCCCGAGTTCGGCACCCGCAGCGTCACCGACCGCTGGCAGCAGATCGAGCCGAAGGTGCTGGTCGCCGTCGACGGCTACCGGTACGGCGAGAAGCCGGTCGACCGGCGCGGTGAGGTGGCCTCGATCCGGGCCGCCCTGCCGTCGCTGGCGCACACGGTCGGGATCGGGTACCTCGACCCGGCCGGTGGGTTCGGCGACGGCGTGCTGCCCTGGGCGGAGCTGGCGGCGGAGACCGACGAGCCGCTCACCTTCACCCCGGTGCCGTTCGACCACCCGCTCTACGTGCTCTACTCCTCCGGCACCACCGGGCTGCCCAAGCCGATCGTGCACGGGCACGGGGGCATCCTGCTGGAGCACCTGAAGATGCTCGCCCTGCACCACGACCTGGGCCCGGCCGACCGGTTCTTCTGGTTCACCACCACCGGCTGGATGATGTGGAACTTCCTGGTCTCCGGGCCGGCGGTGGGCGCCACGATCGTGCTCTTCGACGGCAACCCCGGCCACCCCGACCTGGGCGCGCTCTGGCGGCTGGCCGCCGAGACCGGCACCACGTACTTCGGCACGTCCGCGCCGTTCCTGCTGGCCTGCCGCAAGGCCAACCTGAAGCCGGCGGCGATCGCCGACCTCTCCGCGCTGCGCGGGGTCGGCTCGACCGGCGCGCCGCTGCCGGCCGAGGGCTTCACCTGGGTGTACGAGAACGTCGGCGACCGGCTCCAGCTCCAGTCGCTCTCCGGCGGCACGGACGTCTGCACCGGCTTCGTCGGCGGCGTCCCGCTGCTGCCGGTGCACGCCGGGGAGATCACCTGCCGGGCGCTCGGCGCCAAGGTGGAGGCGCGCTCGGCCGACGGCACCCCGGTCATCGGCGAGCTGGGCGAGCTGGTGATCACCGAGCCGATGCCGAGCATGCCGGTGGGCTTCTGGAACGACCCGGAGGGCAGCCGCTACCGCGAGGCGTACTTCGAGGTCTACCCCGGCGTCTGGCGGCACGGTGACTGGATCACCGTGAACGAGCGGGGCGGCTGCGTGATCACCGGCCGCTCCGACGCCACCCTCAACCGGGGCGGCGTACGCCTCGGCACCGCCGAGTTCTACTCGGTGGTGGAGGGGCTGGACGAGGTGGTCGACTCGGTGGTCGTGCACCTGGAGGACGACGAGGGCGGCGCGGGGGAGCTGCTGCTCTTCGTGGTGCTCGCCGAGGGCCTGGAGCTCGATGACGAGCTGCGCAGGAAGATCTGCCGCGAGCTGCGTACCGCCCTGTCGCCGCGGCACGTCCCCGACGAGATCCACCAGGTACGCGCGGTGCCGCGCACGCTGAGCGCCAAGAAGCTGGAGGTCCCGGTCAAGAAGATCCTCACCGGCACCCCGGTGGACAGCGCCGCCGCCAAGGGCGCCCTGGCCAACCCGGAGTCCCTCACCGCCTTCGCCGCCTTCGCCCAGCGCCGCGCCGACTCCGACCACCCCACCCCCGCCTGA
- a CDS encoding mannose-1-phosphate guanylyltransferase, whose protein sequence is MFYAVIPAGGSGTRLWPLSRAGHPKFLHPLTGTPSSLLQATVDRLGPLTTPERTLVVTGAAHVAGVARQLAGLPAENILVEPSPRDSCAAIALAAAVIAHRDPTAVMGSFAADHLIGDPARWAEVVRQAIRGAEQGLLMTVGITPTRPETGYGYLETGDPVGDGPLRPVAEFKEKPAAEVAEGYVRSGRHLWNASMFVWRVDVFLAELARQQPALHSGITAIAAAWGTPEQDDVLGTVWPTLPKISVDYAVMEGAATAGRVATVPGDFGWNDVGDFHTLGEVLPADAHGNVVLGGDVKPGVVLHDSTGTVVVPQAGRLVAAVGVHDLIVVDTPDALLVCPRDRAQDVKKIVDRLKENGEESLL, encoded by the coding sequence ATGTTCTACGCCGTCATCCCGGCGGGTGGCAGTGGCACAAGGTTGTGGCCGCTGTCCCGTGCCGGCCATCCCAAGTTCCTCCACCCGCTGACCGGTACCCCGTCCTCGCTGCTCCAGGCGACGGTGGACCGGTTGGGGCCGCTGACCACACCCGAGCGCACGCTGGTGGTCACCGGGGCCGCACACGTCGCGGGGGTGGCCCGGCAACTGGCTGGCCTGCCGGCGGAGAACATCCTCGTCGAGCCCTCGCCCCGGGACTCCTGCGCGGCGATCGCGCTGGCCGCCGCGGTGATCGCGCACCGCGACCCGACGGCGGTGATGGGCTCGTTCGCCGCGGACCACCTGATCGGTGACCCGGCCCGCTGGGCCGAGGTGGTCCGGCAGGCGATCCGGGGCGCGGAGCAGGGGCTGCTGATGACGGTCGGCATCACCCCGACCCGGCCGGAGACCGGCTACGGCTACCTGGAGACCGGTGACCCGGTCGGCGACGGCCCGCTGCGTCCGGTGGCCGAGTTCAAGGAGAAGCCGGCCGCCGAGGTGGCCGAGGGGTACGTCCGCTCCGGGCGGCACCTCTGGAACGCCAGCATGTTCGTCTGGCGGGTGGACGTGTTCCTCGCCGAGCTGGCCCGCCAGCAGCCGGCCCTGCACAGCGGGATCACCGCGATCGCGGCGGCCTGGGGCACCCCCGAGCAGGACGACGTGCTGGGCACCGTCTGGCCGACCCTGCCGAAGATCTCCGTCGACTACGCGGTGATGGAGGGCGCGGCGACCGCCGGCCGGGTGGCGACCGTACCGGGCGACTTCGGCTGGAACGACGTGGGCGACTTCCACACGCTGGGCGAGGTGCTGCCCGCCGACGCCCACGGCAACGTGGTGCTCGGCGGTGACGTCAAGCCGGGCGTGGTGCTGCACGACAGCACCGGCACCGTGGTCGTGCCGCAGGCCGGTCGCCTGGTCGCCGCCGTCGGCGTGCACGACCTGATCGTCGTCGACACCCCGGACGCGCTGCTCGTCTGCCCCCGGGACCGCGCCCAGGACGTCAAGAAGATCGTCGACCGGCTCAAGGAGAACGGCGAGGAGAGCCTGCTCTGA
- a CDS encoding TIGR03089 family protein: MADNIARVFADAIATDPTRPLLTWYDDATGERTELSGATCANWVAKTANLLVDEVGLGPGDRAAVLLPPHWQTAAVLLGCWSAKLTVVGDPGDVDVLFAAASRVDEAARWSAGDRYALALDPFALPMRQVPAGFTDFVSAVRGHGDHYTPYPRGGEGDAALLARAQARGAELGLVQGDRVLIDVTAHPDPVDWLLAPLLAGATLVLCANPDPARLPARAGSEKTTRTLR; this comes from the coding sequence ATGGCCGACAACATTGCCCGGGTCTTCGCCGACGCGATCGCGACCGACCCCACCCGCCCCCTGCTGACCTGGTACGACGACGCCACCGGCGAGCGCACGGAACTGTCCGGGGCGACCTGCGCCAACTGGGTGGCCAAGACGGCGAACCTGCTCGTCGACGAGGTCGGCCTCGGCCCCGGCGACCGGGCCGCCGTGCTGCTGCCCCCGCACTGGCAGACCGCCGCCGTGCTGCTCGGCTGCTGGTCGGCGAAGCTGACCGTGGTCGGCGACCCCGGTGACGTGGACGTGCTCTTCGCCGCCGCGTCCCGGGTGGACGAGGCGGCCCGCTGGTCGGCCGGTGACCGGTACGCCCTCGCCCTCGACCCGTTCGCCCTGCCGATGCGGCAGGTGCCGGCCGGCTTCACCGACTTCGTCTCGGCGGTCCGTGGTCACGGCGACCACTACACCCCGTACCCCCGGGGTGGTGAGGGCGACGCGGCGCTGCTGGCCCGCGCGCAGGCCCGGGGCGCGGAGCTGGGCCTCGTCCAGGGTGACCGGGTGCTGATCGACGTCACCGCCCACCCCGACCCGGTCGACTGGCTGCTCGCCCCGCTGCTGGCCGGCGCGACCCTGGTCCTCTGCGCCAACCCCGACCCGGCCCGCCTCCCGGCCCGCGCCGGGTCGGAGAAGACCACCCGCACCCTCCGCTGA
- a CDS encoding glycosyltransferase family 4 protein, producing MTAGRPPRVLIDATSVPADRGGVGRYVDGLLGALGGVCGSAVDLAVVSLRTDLERYTRMLPGAEVLPAPAAVAHRPARLAWEQTGLPLLAQQVGAEVLHSPFYTCPLRAGCPVTVTVHDATFFTEPEHYDKSRRTFFRSAIKTSLRRADRVIVPSKATRDELIRLLDADPTRIDVAYHGVDQAAFHAPGEEEKARVRARLGLGDSSYIAFLGAKEPRKNVPNLIRGWARAVADRANPPALVIAGGQGHDDDIDRAVAEVPSHLRLLRPGYLRYADLPGFLGGALVAAYPSYGEGFGLPILEAMACAAPVLTTPRLSLPEVGGDAVAYTSEDPDQIASDLTALLDDEQRRLALAKAGFARAKEFTWESSAEVHIAAWSRACS from the coding sequence GTGACCGCCGGTCGCCCGCCCCGCGTGCTCATCGACGCCACGAGTGTCCCCGCCGACCGTGGCGGCGTCGGTAGATACGTCGACGGCCTGTTGGGCGCGCTCGGTGGCGTCTGCGGATCCGCCGTGGACCTGGCGGTGGTCAGCCTCCGCACCGACCTGGAGCGTTACACCCGGATGCTGCCCGGGGCCGAGGTCCTGCCCGCCCCGGCGGCGGTCGCGCACCGGCCGGCCCGGCTGGCCTGGGAGCAGACCGGCCTGCCGCTGCTGGCCCAGCAGGTCGGCGCGGAGGTGCTGCACTCGCCCTTCTACACCTGCCCGCTGCGGGCCGGCTGCCCGGTGACGGTCACCGTGCACGACGCGACCTTCTTCACCGAACCGGAGCACTACGACAAGTCCCGCCGGACGTTCTTCCGCAGCGCGATCAAGACCTCGCTGCGCCGCGCCGACCGGGTGATCGTGCCGAGCAAGGCCACCCGGGACGAGCTGATCCGCCTGCTCGACGCCGACCCGACCCGGATCGACGTGGCGTACCACGGGGTCGACCAGGCCGCCTTCCACGCGCCCGGCGAGGAGGAGAAGGCCCGGGTTCGGGCCCGCCTCGGCCTGGGCGACAGCAGCTACATCGCCTTCCTCGGGGCGAAGGAGCCGCGCAAGAACGTGCCGAACCTGATCCGCGGCTGGGCCCGCGCGGTGGCCGACCGGGCGAACCCGCCGGCGCTGGTGATCGCCGGTGGCCAGGGGCACGACGACGACATCGACCGGGCGGTCGCCGAGGTCCCGTCGCACCTGCGGCTGCTGCGCCCGGGCTACCTGCGCTACGCCGACCTGCCGGGCTTCCTCGGGGGCGCCCTGGTCGCCGCCTACCCGTCGTACGGCGAGGGGTTCGGCCTGCCGATCCTGGAGGCGATGGCCTGCGCCGCGCCGGTGCTCACCACGCCGCGCCTCTCGCTGCCCGAGGTGGGCGGCGACGCGGTGGCGTACACCAGCGAGGACCCGGACCAGATCGCCAGCGACCTGACCGCCCTGCTGGACGACGAGCAGCGGCGGTTGGCCCTGGCCAAGGCCGGCTTCGCGCGGGCCAAGGAGTTCACCTGGGAGTCCAGCGCGGAGGTCCACATCGCCGCGTGGAGCCGGGCCTGTTCCTGA
- a CDS encoding NUDIX hydrolase: MPSETYADLHADATAVLSRWTATSPAAAANRDRTLALLAAGPVALHRTHRAGHVTASALVLDATGERVLLCLHGKFRKWVQLGGHCEPGDRTLAAAALREATEESGIAGLVVDPTPIDVDVHEVSCQGGSLHYDVRFAVVAPAGATERVSAESEALGWFPPDRLPEPLAGGTAQLVAPGLAALARRPAG; this comes from the coding sequence GTGCCCTCCGAGACGTACGCCGACCTGCACGCCGACGCGACCGCGGTGCTGAGCCGCTGGACGGCGACGAGCCCGGCGGCCGCCGCGAACCGGGACCGGACCCTCGCCCTGCTGGCCGCCGGGCCGGTGGCGCTGCACCGGACCCACCGCGCGGGGCACGTCACCGCCAGCGCGCTGGTGCTCGACGCCACCGGCGAGCGGGTGCTGCTCTGCCTGCACGGCAAGTTCCGCAAGTGGGTGCAGCTCGGCGGGCACTGCGAACCCGGTGACCGGACGCTGGCCGCGGCGGCGCTGCGGGAGGCCACCGAGGAGTCCGGCATCGCGGGGCTGGTGGTCGATCCGACGCCGATCGACGTGGACGTCCACGAGGTCTCCTGCCAGGGTGGCTCGCTGCACTACGACGTCCGCTTCGCCGTGGTCGCCCCGGCCGGCGCGACCGAGCGGGTCAGCGCCGAGTCGGAGGCGCTGGGCTGGTTCCCGCCGGACCGGCTGCCCGAGCCGCTGGCCGGTGGAACCGCCCAGCTCGTCGCCCCCGGCCTGGCCGCGCTGGCCCGCCGTCCCGCCGGCTGA
- a CDS encoding coenzyme F420-0:L-glutamate ligase, producing MRLEILPVPGIGDVTEGDDLAALIAAAAPWLRDGDVLVVTSKIVSKAEGRLVDVPADGPERLAARDAALDRETARVVATRGATRIVQTHHGFVMASAGIDASNVDKTRLVLLPEDPDASARALRAALREQHRLDVAVIISDTMGRPWRNGLTDVALGVAGMPAIRDHRGEIDPYGNELQLTQLAVVDELAGAGELIKGKCDQVPVAVVRGYPGVAGAPDGEGARTLVRDAELDLFSLGTAEARAAGFRDAATLADGTGPAPADPMAVDRALAAVAEVVTPGTVFTHVTDEEVRAGLVASVDGWPERATGLVLGSPPTPIDQADLVRFGADLQRLRTALAAEGVPSTLLPPPTGSTASAALAL from the coding sequence GTGAGGCTGGAGATCCTGCCGGTGCCGGGCATCGGCGACGTGACCGAGGGCGACGACCTGGCGGCCCTGATCGCCGCCGCCGCGCCGTGGCTGCGCGACGGCGACGTGCTGGTGGTCACCAGCAAGATCGTGTCGAAGGCGGAGGGCCGGCTGGTCGACGTGCCGGCGGACGGGCCCGAGCGGCTCGCCGCCCGGGACGCGGCGCTGGACCGGGAGACGGCCCGGGTGGTGGCCACCCGGGGCGCGACCCGGATCGTGCAGACCCACCACGGCTTCGTGATGGCCTCGGCCGGCATCGACGCGTCGAACGTGGACAAGACCCGCCTGGTGCTGCTGCCGGAGGACCCGGACGCCTCCGCCCGCGCGCTGCGGGCCGCGCTGCGCGAGCAGCACCGGCTCGACGTCGCGGTGATCATCAGCGACACGATGGGCCGGCCGTGGCGCAACGGCCTCACCGACGTGGCGCTCGGTGTCGCCGGGATGCCGGCGATCCGCGACCACCGTGGGGAGATCGACCCGTACGGCAACGAACTCCAGTTGACCCAGCTGGCGGTGGTGGACGAGCTGGCCGGGGCGGGCGAGCTGATCAAGGGCAAGTGCGACCAGGTGCCGGTGGCGGTGGTCCGGGGCTACCCGGGCGTGGCCGGCGCGCCGGACGGCGAGGGTGCCCGCACCCTGGTCCGGGACGCCGAGCTGGACCTGTTCTCGCTCGGCACCGCCGAGGCGCGGGCGGCCGGGTTCCGCGACGCCGCCACCCTGGCCGACGGCACCGGGCCGGCACCGGCCGACCCGATGGCCGTGGACCGGGCGCTCGCCGCGGTCGCCGAGGTGGTCACGCCCGGCACCGTCTTCACCCACGTCACCGACGAGGAGGTACGCGCCGGCCTGGTCGCCTCGGTGGACGGCTGGCCCGAGCGCGCCACCGGTCTGGTGCTCGGCTCCCCGCCGACCCCGATCGACCAGGCGGACCTGGTGCGGTTCGGCGCGGACCTGCAACGCCTGCGCACCGCGCTGGCCGCCGAAGGCGTCCCCTCGACCCTTCTCCCGCCGCCCACCGGCAGCACCGCCAGCGCCGCCCTGGCCCTCTGA
- a CDS encoding helix-turn-helix domain-containing protein, which yields MLKVIFSSEDILRTRVAPAADPVWELVLSLHLLQGREREPLLLEWRRAVARALRTGADGEQFRLLFALNPPRGYFPDFLTPYASRDGFEAGLEAVRSTPVDLLRRDLTLLSGEHALPAPAGALARGEPEVLRHLTESMARYRALAVAPYWSRIQAAVEADRARRARAMLDGGPEGLLDSLRPSMRWADGVLEVLDYPDTRELRLDGRGLLLVPSFFCARTPVALLDPTLPPVLVYPVDRLGGLTPLRDPDDADREALAALLGRTRAAVLAAAEDGCTTGEVARRLSISAAAASQHASVLRNAGLLVSHRDRNTVLHTLTPLGRAVLDP from the coding sequence ATGCTGAAGGTCATCTTCTCGAGCGAGGACATTCTGCGGACCAGGGTCGCCCCTGCCGCGGACCCGGTCTGGGAACTGGTCCTCAGCCTGCACCTGCTCCAGGGCCGGGAGCGGGAGCCCCTCCTGCTCGAATGGCGACGCGCGGTGGCCCGCGCCCTGCGTACCGGAGCGGACGGGGAGCAGTTCCGGCTGCTGTTCGCCCTGAACCCGCCGCGCGGCTACTTCCCCGACTTCCTCACCCCGTACGCCAGCCGGGACGGGTTCGAGGCCGGGCTGGAGGCGGTTCGCAGCACCCCCGTCGACCTGCTGCGGCGCGACCTGACCCTGCTCTCCGGCGAGCACGCGCTGCCCGCCCCGGCCGGTGCGCTGGCCCGTGGTGAGCCGGAGGTGCTGCGCCACCTCACCGAGTCGATGGCGCGGTACCGGGCGTTGGCCGTGGCCCCGTACTGGTCCCGGATCCAGGCCGCGGTGGAGGCCGACCGGGCGCGTCGGGCCCGGGCCATGCTCGACGGTGGGCCCGAGGGACTGCTCGACAGCCTCCGGCCGAGCATGCGATGGGCCGACGGGGTGCTCGAGGTGCTCGACTATCCGGACACCCGGGAACTGCGCCTGGACGGCCGGGGGCTGCTGCTGGTCCCGTCCTTCTTCTGCGCCCGTACCCCGGTCGCCCTGCTCGACCCGACGCTGCCGCCGGTGCTGGTCTACCCGGTCGACCGGCTCGGCGGCCTGACCCCGCTCCGCGACCCCGACGACGCCGACCGGGAGGCCCTCGCGGCGCTGCTCGGCCGCACCCGGGCCGCCGTGCTGGCGGCGGCCGAAGACGGCTGCACCACCGGCGAGGTGGCCCGGCGGCTGAGCATCTCCGCCGCCGCGGCCAGCCAGCACGCCAGCGTGCTGCGCAACGCCGGCCTGCTGGTCAGCCACCGCGACCGCAACACCGTCCTGCACACCCTGACCCCCCTCGGCCGCGCCGTCCTCGACCCCTGA